A genomic stretch from Bacterioplanes sanyensis includes:
- a CDS encoding YhdH/YhfP family quinone oxidoreductase — protein MGFRAFRVEQTEAGFAGQWQSVDRETLPEGEVEIEVLFSSVNYKDALSYSGNRGVTREYPHTPGIDAAGRVVNSQSDEFSAGDEVVVFGYDLGMNTDGGFAQRIRVPAQWVLHLPDGLSASNAMAWGTAGFTAALSVLKLERNGISPEQGPVVVTGATGGVGSIAVALLAHLGYSVVAVSGKEEQVPFLQHLGAGQVVGREEIMAAKGKAMARTQYQAAIDTVGGDMVAALVPQIRPEGAVTTCGMIAGTSFDVSVFPFILRGVSVLGVDSVEIPRALKQAVIDKVAGEWALPQLDALTSSIGRSELTATLEALLQGKGVGRYRLELGKE, from the coding sequence ATGGGCTTCAGAGCATTTCGTGTAGAGCAAACCGAAGCGGGTTTTGCTGGGCAATGGCAGTCTGTTGATCGCGAAACATTGCCTGAGGGCGAGGTTGAGATTGAAGTCTTGTTCTCGTCGGTCAATTACAAAGATGCTCTGTCCTACAGTGGCAATCGCGGCGTTACCCGCGAATACCCACATACCCCGGGCATCGATGCCGCGGGTCGCGTTGTGAACAGTCAGTCGGATGAGTTTTCCGCCGGTGATGAGGTGGTGGTGTTCGGCTATGACCTAGGCATGAACACCGACGGTGGTTTTGCCCAGCGCATTCGCGTGCCGGCGCAGTGGGTTTTGCATTTACCCGACGGATTGTCTGCCAGTAACGCCATGGCTTGGGGCACGGCCGGTTTTACCGCCGCTCTGAGCGTTCTTAAACTGGAGCGCAACGGTATTTCACCGGAGCAAGGCCCGGTGGTGGTCACTGGAGCGACAGGCGGTGTTGGCTCGATCGCCGTGGCTTTGCTGGCGCATCTTGGTTATTCTGTGGTGGCTGTGTCTGGCAAGGAAGAACAAGTGCCTTTTTTACAGCATCTAGGTGCAGGCCAGGTGGTGGGGCGTGAAGAGATAATGGCAGCCAAAGGCAAAGCCATGGCTCGCACCCAATATCAGGCAGCCATCGACACCGTTGGCGGCGACATGGTGGCAGCACTGGTGCCTCAAATTCGCCCTGAAGGTGCGGTGACGACCTGCGGCATGATTGCCGGCACGAGTTTTGATGTCAGTGTCTTTCCGTTTATTTTGCGCGGCGTTAGTGTGCTGGGCGTGGACTCGGTTGAAATCCCTCGTGCGCTCAAACAAGCCGTGATCGACAAAGTGGCTGGTGAGTGGGCGCTGCCGCAACTGGATGCGCTGACCTCAAGCATTGGTCGCTCGGAACTGACCGCCACGCTTGAAGCATTGCTGCAAGGCAAAGGCGTGGGCCGTTATCGTTTGGAGTTGGGTAAAGAGTGA
- a CDS encoding cation:proton antiporter, producing the protein MPEDIIFTFFVVFAGAAILATLALYTRQPLIIAYIGLGVLVGPFGMSWIEHPEALSHMSHIGIIFLLFLLGLDMQPMALLAVLRQATSVALLSSVVFAASGFAIAYAFGFSTMDSLVIAAAMVFSSTIIALKLLPTTVLHHKHMGELMIGLLLIQDILAIVTLIVLGFLSGDQDIPLWQPLLAMPLLALGCYAAVRWLLLPLITRFDRFQEYLFILAIGWCLAVAEAAAKLGLTYEIGAFVAGVALATSPVAQFIALSLKPLRDFFLVMFFFALGAGLDLNLLSEVVVPAMVLAIAALVIKPVTLRYMLASFSERPSLAWDVGFRLGQISEFSLLIAFVASDSGLISQSASLTIQATAIITFAVSSYIVVFNYPNPIAVRDHLRRD; encoded by the coding sequence ATGCCTGAAGACATTATTTTTACATTTTTTGTTGTGTTTGCCGGGGCGGCGATATTGGCCACCCTGGCGCTGTATACCCGCCAACCGCTGATCATTGCTTACATCGGCCTTGGGGTGCTGGTGGGTCCGTTTGGCATGAGCTGGATTGAGCACCCCGAAGCGCTCTCTCACATGTCGCACATCGGCATCATTTTTTTGCTGTTCCTGCTTGGCCTGGATATGCAGCCGATGGCACTTCTGGCAGTGCTGCGCCAAGCCACCTCCGTCGCCTTACTGAGCTCGGTGGTGTTTGCCGCCAGTGGCTTTGCCATAGCTTATGCCTTCGGTTTCAGCACTATGGACAGCTTGGTGATTGCCGCGGCCATGGTGTTTTCCTCCACCATCATTGCACTCAAACTGCTGCCCACCACGGTGCTGCATCATAAGCACATGGGCGAGTTGATGATCGGCTTACTGCTGATTCAGGACATTCTCGCCATCGTTACCTTGATTGTGCTGGGCTTTCTGTCGGGTGATCAGGACATTCCTTTATGGCAACCACTGCTGGCGATGCCGCTCTTGGCGCTGGGTTGTTACGCCGCCGTGCGCTGGTTGTTACTGCCATTGATCACACGCTTTGATCGCTTTCAAGAATATCTATTTATTCTCGCCATCGGCTGGTGTTTGGCGGTGGCAGAGGCAGCAGCAAAGCTGGGTTTAACCTATGAAATTGGCGCATTTGTCGCGGGTGTGGCGCTGGCCACCAGCCCGGTAGCACAGTTTATTGCGCTGAGTTTAAAGCCACTGCGTGACTTCTTTTTAGTGATGTTCTTTTTCGCATTGGGCGCAGGGTTAGATCTAAACCTGCTCAGTGAAGTGGTTGTGCCGGCCATGGTACTGGCCATCGCGGCATTGGTGATCAAGCCGGTCACCTTGCGCTACATGCTGGCTAGCTTTAGTGAGCGGCCTAGCTTGGCTTGGGACGTCGGCTTTCGCCTGGGGCAGATCAGTGAATTTTCGCTATTGATTGCTTTTGTGGCCAGCGATAGCGGGCTGATTTCTCAGTCCGCCTCTCTGACCATTCAAGCCACAGCAATCATTACCTTTGCGGTATCGAGTTACATCGTGGTGTTCAACTACCCCAACCCGATTGCTGTACGCGATCATCTGCGCCGCGACTAG
- a CDS encoding DUF3466 family protein, with protein MKSVTTWLSAISLGVFTSTATATPLYQFEDIGTLGGPEAAALDINDSGSIVGWSSRDNKHECTTDTSDVNCHFAFLYHNGQMLDLGTASAIAQHTEASRINRHGDIIGYQQETSSNGWHYVALQFVDGKAQALPTLSGDSGLSAVATDINDSGDIVGWSDSSDQQDTAVIWQQGQISAVAIHESFFRRALANNNLGDIAGFEYERWSGKPNRGFVLTPDGFTQLQSAEELWSDGWEINDYGMIAGSSTLRPFSSVQATIWYPSVAGGLTQHVVGGLSDQPGIESIFFDINRSGSAVGFSTLPNGNGRAIAFIQGELYDLNNLVEVEGTLTTANGINRHGDIVGSYINHQGIERAYLLRAIAE; from the coding sequence ATGAAATCTGTAACCACATGGCTATCAGCCATATCACTCGGCGTTTTCACCTCCACCGCAACCGCCACCCCCTTGTATCAATTTGAGGACATTGGCACCCTGGGTGGCCCAGAAGCGGCTGCTCTGGATATCAATGACTCGGGAAGCATCGTTGGCTGGTCCTCTCGCGACAATAAGCATGAGTGCACCACCGATACCAGCGACGTTAACTGCCACTTTGCTTTTCTTTACCACAACGGCCAGATGCTCGACCTTGGCACGGCTAGCGCCATCGCTCAGCACACAGAAGCCAGTCGTATTAACCGCCATGGCGACATCATTGGTTATCAGCAAGAAACAAGCTCCAATGGCTGGCATTACGTCGCCCTGCAATTTGTGGACGGTAAGGCACAGGCTTTGCCCACACTGAGCGGTGACAGCGGCCTGAGCGCCGTTGCAACGGACATTAATGACTCCGGGGACATTGTCGGCTGGTCGGATTCCAGCGACCAGCAAGATACCGCCGTAATTTGGCAGCAAGGCCAAATAAGCGCAGTAGCCATCCATGAGAGCTTTTTTCGCCGCGCACTTGCCAACAACAATCTCGGCGACATTGCCGGTTTTGAATACGAACGCTGGTCGGGCAAGCCCAACCGGGGATTTGTCTTAACCCCGGACGGTTTCACCCAGCTTCAGTCGGCAGAAGAGCTGTGGAGTGATGGCTGGGAGATAAACGACTACGGCATGATCGCAGGCAGCAGTACGTTACGGCCATTCAGCTCCGTGCAAGCGACCATCTGGTACCCCTCCGTAGCCGGCGGTTTGACCCAGCACGTGGTCGGCGGATTGAGCGATCAGCCCGGCATCGAGTCCATCTTCTTTGATATTAACCGCAGCGGCAGCGCCGTCGGCTTTTCCACCCTGCCTAATGGCAACGGCCGCGCCATTGCCTTTATCCAAGGCGAACTGTACGACCTGAACAACTTGGTCGAGGTGGAAGGCACATTAACCACGGCCAACGGCATCAATCGTCACGGCGACATTGTTGGTAGCTACATCAACCATCAAGGCATAGAACGCGCCTACCTGCTGCGGGCCATCGCCGAGTAA
- a CDS encoding DUF934 domain-containing protein has translation MAKLIDRQQLLSNDPWHFADDEQAVTEYAIVPLKRWLEQRDDLLALAQQGKLGVHFNSDETADQLGEDAALMARISIDFPKFSDGRGYSTARLLRQSFGYQGELQASGDVLIDQLFYMLRCGFDRFALRDDQDIDDALAAFSTFSVSYQSDVNDPRPLFRRRS, from the coding sequence ATGGCAAAGCTGATTGATCGCCAGCAGTTGCTGAGCAACGACCCTTGGCACTTTGCAGACGACGAGCAAGCTGTTACAGAGTACGCCATCGTGCCGCTGAAGCGCTGGCTAGAACAACGCGACGACCTGCTAGCACTGGCGCAACAAGGCAAGCTGGGTGTGCATTTCAACAGCGATGAGACCGCCGACCAATTGGGCGAAGATGCTGCGCTGATGGCGCGCATCAGCATCGACTTTCCAAAGTTCAGCGACGGTCGTGGCTATTCCACCGCGCGCTTGTTACGGCAGAGCTTTGGTTACCAGGGTGAACTGCAGGCCAGCGGTGATGTGCTGATCGACCAACTGTTTTACATGCTGCGCTGCGGCTTTGATCGCTTCGCACTGCGCGACGACCAGGACATCGACGATGCTCTGGCTGCGTTTTCTACCTTTAGTGTCAGCTATCAAAGCGATGTGAACGACCCACGGCCACTGTTCCGCCGGCGCTCCTAG
- a CDS encoding nitrite/sulfite reductase, giving the protein MYVYDQYDQQLLNERVAQFRGQMARYLDGKIPEEEFLPLRLQNGIYVQRYAPMLRVAIPYGLFNAKQMRTLASIARDYDKGYAHFSTRQNVQFNWPALEQCPDILERLASVQMHAVQTSGNCIRNTTTDEFAGVTADELVDPRPYCEIIRQWSTFHPEFAYLPRKFKIAVNAVPGVDRAAVKVHDIGINIVRNEQGELGYRILVGGGLGRTPIIGSEIRSFLPEEDLLTYLDAIIRIYNQFGRRDNKYKARIKILVKALGVERMQELVEAEWQRIKDGEDKLTQAELDRVKSHFTTPNYQTLESNPASLQQAQAQDAAFARWVQRNVRPHKQAGYAIVNLSLKQKGNAPGDVTAEQMDAIADLAEEFSLGEIRSTHQQNLVLADVEQQRLYELWQQAKSNGLATPTLGLLTDMICCPGGDFCALANAKSIPVAEAIQVRFDDLDYLHDLGEIDLNISGCMNACGHHHVGNIGVLGVDKKGEEFYQISLGGNGGDDASLGKILGPSFARDAMPDVIAKILDCYVAQRIDGETFLETYRRAGHTVFKEAVYGKAD; this is encoded by the coding sequence ATGTACGTTTACGATCAGTACGACCAGCAACTGCTGAACGAGCGGGTCGCCCAGTTCCGCGGGCAAATGGCCCGCTATCTGGACGGTAAGATCCCAGAAGAAGAATTTTTGCCACTGCGACTGCAGAACGGCATTTATGTGCAGCGCTATGCGCCCATGCTGCGTGTCGCCATCCCTTATGGCCTGTTTAACGCCAAGCAAATGCGCACCCTCGCCAGCATTGCGCGCGATTACGACAAGGGCTACGCACACTTCAGTACACGCCAAAACGTGCAGTTTAACTGGCCGGCCTTAGAACAGTGCCCTGACATTCTGGAGCGCTTGGCCTCAGTGCAGATGCACGCGGTGCAAACCAGCGGCAACTGTATTCGCAACACCACCACCGACGAGTTCGCAGGGGTTACCGCCGATGAGCTGGTCGACCCAAGACCCTATTGCGAAATCATTCGCCAGTGGTCCACCTTCCACCCTGAATTTGCTTACCTGCCGCGCAAATTTAAGATTGCGGTCAATGCCGTTCCGGGTGTCGACCGCGCAGCAGTCAAGGTTCACGATATTGGCATCAACATCGTGCGCAATGAGCAAGGTGAGCTCGGCTATCGGATTTTGGTTGGCGGTGGCCTGGGTCGTACGCCAATTATTGGTTCTGAGATTCGCAGCTTCCTGCCAGAAGAAGACTTGCTGACCTACTTAGATGCGATCATCCGCATCTACAACCAGTTCGGTCGTCGCGACAACAAGTACAAAGCACGCATCAAAATCCTGGTGAAAGCCCTGGGTGTTGAGCGCATGCAAGAGCTGGTTGAAGCTGAATGGCAGCGCATCAAAGACGGCGAAGACAAACTGACTCAGGCCGAGCTGGACCGAGTGAAGTCGCACTTCACCACGCCGAACTACCAGACACTGGAGTCAAACCCAGCGAGCTTGCAACAAGCACAGGCGCAAGACGCCGCCTTTGCCCGTTGGGTTCAGCGCAATGTGCGACCACACAAACAAGCCGGTTATGCCATTGTGAACCTGAGCTTGAAGCAAAAAGGCAATGCTCCGGGCGATGTGACCGCTGAGCAAATGGATGCCATCGCCGATCTGGCGGAAGAATTCAGCTTGGGCGAAATCCGCTCCACGCACCAGCAAAACCTGGTACTGGCAGACGTTGAACAACAGCGCTTGTATGAGCTGTGGCAGCAAGCCAAAAGCAACGGTTTGGCGACTCCCACTTTAGGTTTGCTGACCGACATGATTTGCTGCCCAGGCGGTGACTTCTGTGCTCTGGCCAACGCCAAGTCGATTCCGGTTGCTGAGGCCATTCAGGTGCGCTTTGACGATCTCGATTATTTGCACGATTTAGGCGAAATCGACCTCAACATTTCTGGCTGCATGAACGCTTGTGGCCACCATCACGTCGGTAACATTGGTGTACTGGGTGTCGATAAAAAAGGCGAAGAGTTTTACCAGATCTCGCTCGGTGGTAACGGTGGTGACGATGCCTCTCTGGGCAAAATCTTAGGCCCATCGTTTGCCCGCGACGCCATGCCTGATGTGATCGCCAAGATTTTGGACTGCTACGTCGCACAGCGTATCGACGGTGAAACCTTCCTGGAAACTTATCGCCGCGCCGGCCACACCGTATTTAAGGAGGCCGTCTATGGCAAAGCTGATTGA
- a CDS encoding glycerophosphodiester phosphodiesterase family protein, whose product MNITTPASVWSLYQSMNGVIAHRGASGDAPENTAPAIELAQQQGANWVEVDVTISADGIAVIHHDDELQRCTNGQGLVTEHTWQQLQQLDSGTWFHPSFVGTRILTLHSLLLLAAKLQLSLNLEIKPMAGLEQATIDATAHAIHSAAQSLDALPALLISSFNVTALQLAAKHLAPWPRALNVEAIDTDWPQQLQQAQCTSLHFDAQQLIPEQLQSVTSADIACAAYTVNQPSQAQDLWQMGVCAVFSDFPGPLSGAWQAYQSGMSL is encoded by the coding sequence ATGAACATCACGACTCCCGCATCTGTATGGTCTCTCTACCAAAGCATGAACGGCGTCATTGCCCACCGGGGCGCCAGCGGTGATGCACCTGAAAACACCGCACCAGCGATTGAGTTGGCGCAGCAACAGGGTGCCAACTGGGTGGAAGTGGACGTTACCATCAGCGCCGATGGCATCGCCGTTATTCACCACGACGACGAATTGCAACGCTGCACCAACGGCCAAGGGTTAGTCACTGAGCACACATGGCAACAGTTACAGCAACTCGACAGCGGTACTTGGTTTCACCCAAGCTTTGTCGGCACCCGAATTCTGACGCTGCACTCGCTGCTGCTACTGGCAGCAAAGCTGCAACTGTCACTGAACCTGGAAATCAAACCCATGGCCGGGCTGGAGCAAGCGACTATCGATGCCACCGCGCATGCCATCCACTCGGCGGCACAATCTCTGGATGCCCTGCCCGCTCTGCTGATCAGTAGCTTTAACGTCACAGCTTTGCAGCTGGCAGCCAAACACCTGGCGCCATGGCCACGAGCGCTCAATGTTGAAGCCATCGACACAGACTGGCCACAACAGCTGCAACAAGCCCAATGCACCAGCCTGCACTTTGACGCCCAGCAGCTAATACCCGAGCAACTGCAAAGCGTCACCTCGGCCGACATTGCCTGCGCGGCTTACACGGTCAACCAGCCATCACAAGCACAAGACTTGTGGCAAATGGGCGTGTGCGCCGTGTTCAGTGATTTTCCAGGGCCATTAAGCGGCGCATGGCAAGCGTACCAAAGCGGAATGTCACTATAG
- a CDS encoding MATE family efflux transporter: MTLWLARLTSIEPHRLTRILSIGLPIIGAMLSQSLINLVDAAMVGRLGQEALAAVGVGSYASFIVVSTVMGLSSGVQALVARRFGANEPSRVANTFLAGLTLALIMGIPLTALFVSTSDWFIPWFNHDSDVSDIAIAYFDWRTLAATFVALNFVYRGYWSGIGESRIYLYVLLLMHVANVGISYVLIFGLGPIDGLGAVGSGIGTAASMAIGSVIYTWLTFRRLPLRWPPWPDVMTLARLAVPNSTQQTLFALGTSVMFWIIGQIGTQQQAVGHILISLALVLILPAVGLGIASASLVGQALGRQQPQDAYRWGWEVVRLAMAMMATVGLPLWLFPEAIMRLFTPDPELIDLGSWPLRISGLAIVIEVVAMVLTQALLGAGASRQVLKINMVMQWLVLLPLAYLMGPLAGFGLLGIWLLQVSHRVLLSIIYAVIWRSQHWATLRI; this comes from the coding sequence TTGACTCTATGGCTGGCGCGTCTCACCTCGATTGAACCCCATCGACTGACGCGCATACTCAGCATTGGCCTGCCGATTATTGGCGCCATGCTGTCACAAAGTCTGATCAACCTGGTGGACGCTGCGATGGTCGGACGCCTGGGGCAGGAGGCCCTGGCCGCCGTCGGCGTTGGCAGCTACGCCAGTTTTATTGTCGTCTCCACCGTGATGGGGCTGTCCTCCGGCGTACAGGCATTGGTGGCCCGACGCTTCGGTGCCAATGAACCCAGCCGCGTGGCCAATACCTTTTTGGCCGGACTAACGCTGGCACTGATCATGGGGATACCGCTCACCGCCCTGTTCGTCTCCACCAGCGACTGGTTCATCCCTTGGTTTAACCACGACAGCGACGTCAGTGACATTGCCATTGCCTATTTTGACTGGCGCACACTGGCGGCGACCTTCGTGGCGCTGAACTTCGTCTATCGCGGCTATTGGAGTGGCATTGGTGAGTCTCGTATCTATTTATACGTTCTGCTGCTGATGCATGTGGCCAACGTTGGCATCAGCTACGTGCTGATTTTCGGCCTTGGCCCCATCGACGGCCTAGGCGCCGTCGGCTCTGGCATTGGTACAGCAGCGTCGATGGCCATCGGCAGTGTCATTTATACCTGGCTGACGTTTCGCCGACTGCCGCTGCGCTGGCCGCCTTGGCCCGATGTGATGACGCTGGCGCGACTGGCTGTGCCGAATTCAACTCAACAAACCTTGTTTGCGCTGGGCACCAGCGTGATGTTTTGGATCATCGGGCAAATCGGCACCCAGCAGCAGGCCGTCGGACATATACTGATCAGCCTAGCCTTGGTGCTCATTTTGCCGGCGGTCGGTCTGGGCATCGCTTCCGCCAGCTTGGTCGGACAAGCTCTCGGTCGCCAACAACCACAGGACGCCTATCGCTGGGGGTGGGAAGTGGTACGTTTGGCCATGGCGATGATGGCGACGGTCGGACTGCCGTTGTGGCTGTTCCCGGAAGCCATTATGCGCTTATTCACCCCAGACCCAGAACTGATCGATTTGGGCAGCTGGCCACTGCGCATCTCTGGCCTGGCCATTGTGATAGAGGTAGTGGCTATGGTGCTGACCCAAGCGCTGCTCGGCGCCGGTGCCAGCCGCCAAGTGCTAAAAATCAATATGGTCATGCAATGGTTGGTGCTGTTGCCGCTGGCATATCTAATGGGACCGCTGGCCGGTTTTGGTTTACTCGGCATTTGGCTGCTGCAAGTCAGCCATCGAGTCCTGCTGTCGATCATCTACGCCGTCATTTGGCGATCACAACACTGGGCAACGCTGCGCATATGA